A genomic window from Lotus japonicus ecotype B-129 chromosome 1, LjGifu_v1.2 includes:
- the LOC130742274 gene encoding isocitrate dehydrogenase [NADP], with amino-acid sequence MAFDKIKVANPIVEMDGDEMTRVIWKSIKDKLILPFLELDIKYFDLGLPYRDETDDKVTVESAEATLKYNVAIKCATITPDEARVKEFGLKQMWRSPNGTIRNILNGTVFREPILCKNVPRLVPGWTKAICIGRHAFGDQYRATDQVIKGAGKLKLVFVPEGQGEETELEVYNFTGKGGVALAMYNTDESIRSFAEASMATAYEKKWPLYLSTKNTILKKYDGRFKDIFQEVYEAGWKSKYEAAGIWYEHRLIDDMVAYALKSEGGYVWACKNYDGDVQSDFLAQGFGSLGLMTSVLVCPDGKTIEAEAAHGTVTRHFRVHQKGGETSTNSIASIFAWTRGLAHRAKLDDNAKLSDFTDKLEAACIGVVESGKMTKDLALILHGSKLSREHYLNTEEFIDAVAAELKAKLSA; translated from the exons GAGATGAAATGACTCGAGTTATCTGGAAGTCAATCAAGGATAAG CTCATTTTGCCCTTCTTGGAGCTGGACATCAAGTACTTTGACTTGGGCCTTCCTTATCGTGATGAGACTGATGATAAAGTTACAGTTGAAAGTGCAGAAGCAACTCTTAA ATATAATGTAGCAATCAAGTGTGCAACTATCACTCCAG ATGAAGCTCGTGTGAAGGAGTTTGGTCTGAAGCAAATGTGGAGGAGTCCAAATGGGACAATTAGGAATATTTTGAATG GGACTGTCTTCAGAGAGCCAATTCTTTGCAAAAACGTCCCTCGCCTTGTTCCTG GTTGGACAAAGGCAATATGTATTGGAAGACATGCTTTTGGTGACCAATATCGGGCCACTGACCAAGTAATTAAAGGAGCTGGAAAGCTGAAGCTGGTTTTTG TTCCGGAAGGCCAAGGTGAGGAGACTGAATTGGAGGTTTATAACTTCACCGGTAAAGGAGGTGTTGCATTGGCTATGTACAACACTGATGAG TCTATTCGTTCTTTTGCTGAGGCTTCCATGGCAACTGCTTATGAGAAAAAATGGCCACTTTATCTTAGCACCAAAAATACAATTCTTAAGAAATATGATGGAAG ATTCAAGGACATATTTCAAGAAGTTTATGAGGCAGGATGGAAATCGAAGTATGAGGCTGCTGGTATCTG GTATGAGCATCGGCTCATAGATGATATGGTGGCATATGCACTTAAGAGTGAAGGAGGTTATGTATGGGCATGCAAAAACTACGATGGAGATGTCCAGAGTGATTTCTTAGCTCAAG GTTTTGGATCATTGGGTTTGATGACATCTGTACTG GTTTGCCCTGATGGAAAGACCATTGAAGCAGAAGCAGCCCATGGCACAGTTACCCGTCATTTTAGGGTTCATCAGAAGGGTGGGGAAACCAGCACAAACAGCATAGCATCCATCTTTGCTTGGACAAGAGGGCTAGCTCACAG GGCTAAACTGGATGACAATGCTAAACTCTCGGATTTCACTGACAAGCTAGAGGCAGCTTGCATCGGAGTAGTAGAGTCAGGGAAGATGACCAAGGATTTGGCACTTATTCTTCATGGATCCAA GCTTTCAAGGGAGCATTATTTGAACACTGAGGAATTCATCGATGCTGTGGCAGCCGAGCTCAAGGCAAAGCTTTCTGCTTAA